One Astatotilapia calliptera chromosome 1, fAstCal1.2, whole genome shotgun sequence DNA segment encodes these proteins:
- the LOC113006581 gene encoding G2/M phase-specific E3 ubiquitin-protein ligase-like: MKDMISGIESRFFEGLENKGKNPKYSLTDLDNENFRTVGEIIAVSLAQGGPSPAFFKEWCYNFLCSGEVDFSCLSKEDVADVESSLLIRKVEDAADIQSLMMWADEIVSCGYTNQIKMDSKESMIRAIVLHSTTRLIPMLQQLRKGMELYGLVNLMAVNPEACHSLFVPGKILKPDADFIMMSCQPHFSEKGTSRERTERKIINFLQDFLQEIEVSGTI, from the exons ATGAAAGACATGATTTCAGGTATTGAAAGCAGATTCTTTGAAGGACTTGAGAACAAGGGCAAAAACCCCAAGTATTCTCTGACCGATCTTGATAATGAAAACTTCAG AACTGTTGGTGAAATAATTGCAGTCAGCCTCGCCCAAGGAGGCCCATCTCCTGCCTTTTTCAAAGAATGGTGCTACAATTTCCTCTGCTCAGGAGAGGTTGATTTCAGCTGTCTGTCTAAGGAGGATGTTGCAGATGTGGAATCTTCCCTGCTCATCCGCAAA GTTGAAGATGCAGCAGACATACAGTCTCTGATGATGTGGGCTGATGAAATTGTCAGCTGTGGATACACAAACCAGATAAAGATGGATAGTAAGGAAAGCATGATCCG tgctatTGTCTTACACTCTACAACAAGACTGATTCCAATGCTACAGCAGCTCCGAAAGGGCATGGAACTGTATGGTCTTGTGAACCTGATGGCTGTAAATCCTGAAGCTTGCcacagtttgtttgttcctGGGAAAATCCTCAAA CCAGACGCTGATTTCATTATGATGAGCTGCCAACCACATTTCAGTGAAAAAGGGACATCTAGGGAGAGAACTGAGAGGAAGATCATAAATTTTTTGCAAGATTTCTTGCAGGAGATTGAAGTATCAGGTACTATATAG